A genomic region of Paenibacillus sp. PL2-23 contains the following coding sequences:
- a CDS encoding phosphatase PAP2 family protein — MERVIGWIGWMRLRERRMLIWANRRPSGNRLFIALDRWLSTVTHMGGATFTLATALLCALLAPAPWSTAGWQSLAAVVISHIPVAIVKRKLKRLRPYQALPDVNTCPKPLSDSSFPSGHTTAIFAWIVPLLLIGGLWTIAIAPVAALVALSVAWSRMYLGLHYPSDVAAGAMIGIGTALAVNALWLEQSPFL; from the coding sequence GTGGAGAGAGTGATCGGTTGGATAGGATGGATGAGATTAAGAGAGCGGAGGATGCTCATTTGGGCGAATCGCCGGCCATCCGGCAACAGGCTGTTCATCGCGCTCGATCGGTGGCTCAGCACCGTTACGCATATGGGGGGCGCCACGTTTACGCTGGCAACAGCGCTGCTCTGCGCCTTGCTTGCCCCCGCGCCCTGGAGCACCGCAGGCTGGCAAAGCTTGGCCGCGGTTGTCATTAGCCATATTCCCGTCGCGATCGTCAAGAGGAAGCTGAAGCGGCTTCGTCCCTATCAGGCGCTGCCGGATGTGAATACTTGCCCGAAGCCGCTGTCGGATTCTTCCTTCCCTTCAGGGCATACGACGGCAATCTTCGCGTGGATCGTGCCGCTGCTCCTTATAGGCGGTCTATGGACAATCGCTATTGCTCCCGTCGCTGCGCTAGTCGCGCTGTCGGTAGCGTGGTCGAGAATGTATCTTGGCCTTCATTATCCTTCAGATGTAGCCGCCGGAGCGATGATTGGCATCGGAACCGCATTGGCCGTCAACGCTCTGTGGCTTGAACAATCCCCATTCCTATAA
- the ilvB gene encoding biosynthetic-type acetolactate synthase large subunit, translated as MATQSATLKSKEELIERLSKPEVISGSEILLRSLLLEDVDCVFGYPGGAVLYIYDAMHGNPDFNHLLTRHEQGAIHAADGYARASGKVGVCIATSGPGATNLVTGIATAYMDSVPMVVITGNVMSTLIGTDAFQEADITGITMPITKHSYLVRQVEDLPRIIHEAFHIANTGRKGPVLIDIPKDVSAAKTLFKPVKEVSLRGYNPTVNPNKLQVDKMIKAIAEAKQPLILAGGGVVYSGAHEELLEFVTKTQIPITTTLLGLGGFPSGNDLWIGMPGMHGTYTANMSIQTADLLINIGARFDDRVTGKLSGFAPNAKIVHIDIDPAEIGKNVPTDIPIVGDVKTVLTLANKLAVRADQADEWRASVQQSKAQYPFKYIDSDVELKPQWVVEMIHETTGGDAIVTTDVGQHQMWAAQYYPFNKPRSWVTSGGLGTMGFGFPSAIGAQMANPDRVVVSINGDGGMQMCAQELAICAINNIPVKVVILNNQVLGMVRQWQELIHENRFSHIDLAGSPDFVKLAEAYGVKGFRASNKEEARTAWEEALRHPGPAVVEFVVRRDENVYPMVAQGRTIDQMIMGDAE; from the coding sequence ATGGCAACGCAAAGCGCAACATTAAAGTCGAAAGAGGAACTCATCGAGAGGCTCTCGAAGCCTGAGGTCATATCGGGTTCGGAGATTTTGCTCCGCAGCCTGCTGCTGGAGGACGTGGATTGCGTATTCGGATATCCGGGCGGAGCAGTATTGTATATTTACGATGCCATGCACGGGAATCCAGACTTCAACCACTTGCTGACAAGGCATGAGCAAGGCGCGATTCATGCGGCCGACGGCTATGCGCGCGCCAGCGGCAAGGTAGGCGTATGCATCGCGACGTCGGGTCCGGGAGCAACCAACCTGGTGACAGGCATCGCCACAGCTTATATGGATTCCGTGCCGATGGTCGTCATTACAGGCAATGTCATGTCGACGCTGATCGGTACGGACGCCTTCCAGGAGGCCGATATTACCGGCATTACTATGCCGATTACGAAGCACAGCTATCTTGTGCGCCAGGTAGAGGATTTGCCGCGCATTATTCACGAAGCGTTCCATATCGCCAATACGGGCCGCAAGGGTCCCGTGCTCATCGACATCCCGAAGGATGTCTCGGCCGCGAAGACGCTGTTCAAGCCGGTGAAGGAAGTGAGCCTGAGAGGCTACAATCCGACCGTCAACCCGAACAAGCTGCAAGTGGACAAAATGATCAAGGCCATCGCGGAAGCGAAGCAGCCGCTTATCCTTGCAGGCGGAGGCGTTGTATATTCCGGCGCTCACGAGGAGCTCTTGGAGTTCGTAACGAAGACGCAAATCCCGATTACGACAACACTGCTGGGGCTTGGGGGCTTCCCGAGCGGCAACGATCTGTGGATCGGCATGCCGGGCATGCATGGCACGTACACCGCGAACATGTCCATCCAAACGGCGGATTTGCTCATTAATATTGGCGCCCGCTTCGATGACCGGGTGACGGGCAAGCTGTCCGGCTTCGCTCCTAACGCCAAGATTGTTCATATCGATATTGACCCAGCGGAAATCGGCAAAAACGTGCCGACGGACATTCCAATCGTCGGCGACGTGAAAACAGTGCTGACGCTGGCCAACAAGCTGGCTGTCCGGGCGGATCAAGCGGACGAGTGGAGAGCAAGCGTCCAACAGTCCAAGGCTCAATATCCGTTCAAGTATATCGACTCCGACGTTGAGCTGAAGCCGCAATGGGTCGTAGAGATGATTCACGAGACGACGGGCGGCGACGCCATTGTGACGACGGACGTTGGCCAGCATCAGATGTGGGCGGCGCAATATTATCCGTTCAACAAGCCGCGTTCATGGGTAACGTCCGGCGGCCTTGGCACGATGGGCTTCGGCTTCCCATCGGCAATCGGAGCGCAGATGGCCAATCCGGATCGCGTCGTTGTATCCATCAACGGAGACGGCGGCATGCAAATGTGCGCGCAGGAGCTTGCGATCTGCGCCATCAACAACATTCCGGTAAAGGTTGTCATTCTGAACAACCAGGTGCTTGGCATGGTTAGACAATGGCAGGAGCTGATTCACGAGAACCGGTTCAGCCACATCGACCTTGCGGGCAGCCCGGACTTCGTCAAGCTGGCGGAGGCGTACGGCGTAAAAGGCTTCCGCGCTTCCAACAAAGAAGAAGCACGCACCGCATGGGAAGAAGCGCTCCGCCATCCTGGTCCGGCCGTCGTCGAGTTTGTCGTGCGCCGTGACGAGAACGTGTATCCGATGGTGGCGCAGGGCCGCACCATCGATCAAATGATCATGGGGGATGCGGAATGA
- a CDS encoding glycosyltransferase family 1 protein, which produces MRVAIFTDTFVPDVNGVARTLKRWTNYLEKRGIECLVFAPEPPGAEDSPALPNSVERFASLPFFLYPECRLAFPSPIHIRNSIAAFNPHLIHVATPFNLGLSGIRAARKFKIPLIASYHTNFDQYLPFYNLQWMEKLLWRYMEWFHRDCRSIFVPSASTLSDLAQRGWDEQKLHIWSRGVDASVFHPLVDRREHLLRAGIDPASFLVLFAGRLAPEKSVDTAIEAFAAFQRNSCPEAKFVIAGDGPSAEALQAMCAREGVEARFIGFQTPQELQRWYASADVMLFPSPTETFGNVVLEAMACGTPVIGADAGGVQDTIREGLTGFKRTPGDTAAFASALDLMYRDGEWRQTMGRNAHEYALSRSWDAIFDKLLDQCRYIALASGREYPRLSGWHIN; this is translated from the coding sequence ATGAGAGTGGCTATATTTACGGACACATTTGTTCCGGACGTCAATGGGGTTGCCCGAACGCTGAAACGGTGGACGAACTACTTGGAGAAGCGTGGAATCGAGTGCCTGGTGTTCGCGCCGGAGCCGCCGGGTGCGGAGGATTCCCCCGCGCTGCCGAATTCCGTAGAACGATTCGCAAGCCTGCCCTTCTTCCTCTATCCGGAATGCCGGCTGGCCTTTCCAAGCCCCATTCATATTCGAAATTCAATCGCTGCCTTCAATCCTCATCTGATCCACGTAGCTACCCCATTCAACCTTGGCCTGAGCGGCATCCGCGCCGCACGGAAATTCAAAATACCGCTTATTGCTTCCTATCACACTAACTTCGATCAATATTTGCCGTTTTACAATTTGCAATGGATGGAAAAGCTGTTATGGAGATATATGGAGTGGTTCCATCGCGACTGCAGATCCATATTTGTTCCATCCGCAAGTACGCTGTCGGATTTGGCCCAGCGGGGCTGGGATGAACAAAAGCTGCACATATGGAGCAGGGGAGTGGACGCGAGCGTGTTCCATCCGCTGGTCGATCGCAGGGAGCATCTGCTGCGGGCCGGGATTGATCCGGCTTCCTTTCTCGTATTATTCGCCGGTCGTCTTGCGCCGGAGAAAAGCGTCGATACCGCTATCGAAGCCTTTGCTGCCTTTCAGCGGAATAGCTGCCCGGAGGCAAAGTTCGTTATTGCAGGGGACGGCCCTTCTGCCGAAGCGTTGCAGGCGATGTGCGCGCGTGAGGGAGTAGAAGCGCGGTTCATCGGCTTCCAGACGCCGCAGGAGCTGCAGCGCTGGTACGCCTCGGCTGACGTTATGCTGTTTCCGTCGCCAACGGAAACCTTCGGCAATGTGGTGCTGGAGGCTATGGCCTGCGGCACGCCTGTCATCGGCGCAGACGCAGGAGGCGTACAGGATACCATCCGGGAGGGCTTGACGGGCTTCAAGCGAACGCCCGGCGATACAGCCGCTTTCGCTTCCGCTCTGGATCTGATGTACAGAGATGGCGAATGGCGTCAGACCATGGGCCGGAATGCTCATGAATACGCCTTGTCCCGCTCCTGGGATGCCATCTTCGACAAGCTGCTGGATCAGTGCAGGTATATTGCCTTGGCATCAGGGCGCGAATATCCCCGATTGTCGGGGTGGCACATTAATTAA
- a CDS encoding HD domain-containing phosphohydrolase produces the protein MFECTIRELAEGDILAQPIINRSGMTILEKGSQLNSRYIQRLHELGIASVYVMKAPSERRLAKDWKPLPNEGSIFQKPFLYNEIMRRVDKNKTRVFGAEDAACKQFIRRYRKHVSDILEHPAVATLLGRLYQFDSHLFEHSTQVSIFSSIIGEECDFDGSRMAELVLGSLLSDIGMLCMPGALTRSSGQVSAEHKEQFHRHTVAGYNILSSIEGIPASAPHVALAHHERFDGSGYPLARQGSAIPELARMVAIADSYNTLVSPSRTTPSYRADEAVEMLFASGNYYFDAQLVQVFLKRMKAFPVSSILTLSNGQTGIVKCYSSSIVHRPVVQIIKEANGADVSAPYELDLATSSTITVMHAAI, from the coding sequence ATGTTTGAATGTACAATTAGAGAGCTGGCGGAAGGAGATATTCTCGCTCAGCCCATCATCAATCGGAGCGGCATGACTATTCTGGAGAAGGGCTCCCAGTTGAACTCCCGTTATATCCAGCGGCTGCATGAGCTTGGTATTGCCAGTGTTTACGTGATGAAGGCTCCCTCTGAAAGAAGGCTTGCCAAGGATTGGAAGCCTCTGCCGAATGAGGGGAGTATATTCCAGAAGCCGTTCCTATATAACGAAATAATGAGAAGAGTCGATAAGAACAAAACCCGAGTCTTCGGAGCGGAGGACGCTGCCTGCAAGCAGTTCATTCGCAGGTATAGGAAGCATGTGTCTGACATACTGGAGCATCCCGCAGTTGCGACTTTACTGGGCAGGCTGTATCAATTCGACTCTCATTTGTTTGAGCACTCCACCCAAGTCTCTATCTTCTCCTCCATCATTGGAGAAGAATGCGACTTCGATGGCTCGAGGATGGCGGAGCTTGTTCTAGGCTCGCTGCTATCGGATATTGGCATGTTATGTATGCCAGGAGCACTAACGAGGAGCAGCGGTCAGGTAAGCGCCGAGCATAAAGAGCAGTTTCATCGGCATACGGTTGCCGGGTACAACATTCTAAGCAGCATCGAAGGTATACCAGCATCAGCCCCGCATGTAGCGCTTGCCCATCATGAGCGCTTTGATGGATCGGGCTATCCCCTTGCCAGACAAGGAAGCGCTATTCCGGAGCTTGCCAGAATGGTCGCGATAGCCGACAGCTATAATACGCTTGTTTCCCCCAGCCGCACCACCCCTTCCTATCGGGCAGACGAAGCAGTTGAGATGCTTTTTGCCTCAGGCAACTATTATTTCGATGCCCAGCTCGTGCAAGTCTTCCTGAAGCGAATGAAGGCGTTCCCTGTATCCAGTATTTTGACGCTAAGCAACGGTCAGACGGGAATTGTCAAATGCTACAGCTCCTCCATTGTGCATAGACCCGTTGTTCAAATCATTAAGGAAGCGAACGGCGCAGACGTGTCCGCGCCCTATGAGCTCGATTTAGCCACCAGCAGCACGATTACGGTCATGCATGCAGCGATCTGA
- the ilvC gene encoding ketol-acid reductoisomerase has translation MAVTLYYEKDADQGVLAGKTIAVIGYGSQGHAQAQNLRDSGLKVIIGLRPGKSADVAKKDGFEVLTVAEATKLADVVQILLPDETQAQVYHDEIEPNLKQGAAIMFSHGFNVHFGQIVPSADKDVFLVAPKSPGHMVRRTYQEGFGVPGLIAIHQDATGNAKAIGLAYAKGIGCTRAGVIETTFKEETETDLFGEQAVLCGGASALVKAGFETLVEAGYAPEMAYFECLHELKLIVDLMYEGGLATMRDSISNTAEYGDYVTGPRIVTEETKKEMKRVLEDIQSGRFARDFILENKSGRAMLTATRRNEAAHPIEETGKQLRELMHWIKK, from the coding sequence ATGGCAGTTACATTGTATTACGAAAAAGACGCCGACCAAGGCGTTCTGGCAGGCAAAACAATCGCAGTTATCGGTTACGGCAGCCAAGGTCACGCGCAAGCGCAAAACCTTCGCGACAGTGGCCTGAAGGTTATTATCGGTCTTCGTCCGGGCAAATCCGCTGACGTTGCCAAGAAGGACGGTTTCGAAGTATTGACGGTTGCGGAAGCGACGAAGCTGGCTGACGTTGTTCAGATCCTGCTTCCGGACGAGACGCAAGCTCAGGTATACCATGATGAAATCGAACCGAACCTGAAGCAAGGCGCGGCGATCATGTTCTCCCATGGCTTCAACGTACATTTCGGTCAAATCGTGCCAAGCGCGGACAAGGACGTATTCCTGGTCGCTCCGAAATCGCCGGGCCACATGGTTCGTCGTACGTACCAAGAAGGCTTCGGCGTTCCTGGCCTGATCGCGATCCATCAGGACGCAACTGGCAATGCTAAGGCAATCGGCCTTGCTTACGCCAAAGGTATCGGCTGCACGCGTGCAGGCGTTATCGAAACAACGTTCAAAGAAGAGACGGAAACAGACCTGTTCGGCGAGCAAGCCGTATTGTGCGGCGGCGCTTCCGCTCTTGTGAAAGCGGGCTTCGAGACGCTGGTTGAAGCGGGCTACGCTCCAGAGATGGCTTACTTCGAGTGCTTGCACGAGCTGAAGCTGATCGTTGACCTGATGTACGAAGGCGGTCTGGCTACTATGCGCGACTCCATCTCCAACACAGCGGAGTACGGCGACTATGTAACAGGTCCTCGTATCGTAACTGAAGAGACCAAAAAGGAAATGAAACGCGTTCTTGAAGACATCCAATCCGGACGTTTCGCGCGCGACTTCATCCTGGAGAACAAATCCGGCCGCGCTATGCTGACGGCTACACGCCGCAACGAGGCTGCCCATCCGATCGAGGAAACAGGCAAACAGCTTCGCGAGCTGATGCACTGGATCAAGAAGTAA
- the rpmI gene encoding 50S ribosomal protein L35 produces MPKMKTHSSLKDRFKITGTGKVKRYKAYRNHLLSHKSGRQKRVLAGQPLMAAGDVRRLQQGLSNLK; encoded by the coding sequence ATGCCTAAGATGAAAACGCACAGCAGTCTGAAGGACCGCTTCAAAATTACCGGTACGGGTAAAGTGAAACGCTACAAAGCTTACAGAAACCACTTGCTCTCGCACAAATCCGGCCGCCAAAAACGCGTACTCGCGGGTCAGCCGCTTATGGCAGCTGGCGACGTTCGCCGTTTGCAGCAAGGTCTTTCCAACCTGAAATAA
- a CDS encoding GNAT family N-acetyltransferase, with protein MMPFRLPTEYLHPKGAPSYTIVAYTGQSHAERSAASGAQKRVNAMIRARKHSDDNELVRLIRTELIPLSHTARQLDAHMIRELPKRFRSGITYVAIRTKQGPPVAFVHFYVLAEQLYIDMLVTHPQHRGQSLGKTLMAYAEAYGRANHCQFARLFVDRINVWGRRFYNKLGYSTIRFVPELQCYELVKPLAWPPLTVSSQ; from the coding sequence ATGATGCCTTTCCGGCTTCCAACGGAATATCTGCACCCCAAAGGGGCACCGTCATATACTATTGTAGCCTATACCGGGCAATCTCATGCAGAGCGCTCCGCCGCCAGCGGCGCGCAGAAACGGGTGAATGCCATGATTCGCGCACGCAAGCACTCCGACGACAACGAGCTCGTCCGGCTCATTCGGACAGAGCTGATTCCTCTGTCGCATACGGCAAGGCAGCTGGACGCCCATATGATTCGCGAGCTGCCCAAGCGGTTCCGGAGCGGCATCACTTATGTCGCAATCCGAACCAAGCAAGGACCTCCCGTCGCATTTGTCCACTTCTACGTACTGGCCGAGCAGCTGTATATCGATATGCTCGTCACCCATCCCCAGCATCGCGGACAAAGCTTAGGGAAAACCCTGATGGCGTACGCCGAGGCTTACGGCAGGGCGAATCATTGTCAGTTCGCCCGGCTGTTTGTGGATCGGATTAACGTCTGGGGCCGCCGCTTCTACAATAAATTAGGCTATTCCACCATACGATTCGTGCCGGAGCTGCAATGCTACGAGCTTGTTAAACCGCTGGCTTGGCCGCCCTTAACCGTCAGCTCCCAATAA
- the ilvN gene encoding acetolactate synthase small subunit, whose amino-acid sequence MKKHTIAVIVNDQPGVLQRVSGLFGRRGFNIESITVGTSEEQGLSRMVIVTTGDDHTLEQITKQLYKLIDVIKVVDLSANAMVARELALIKVHAEPASRPEILGVVETFRAAVVDIGTQSLMVQVVGDTEKIDAMIELLKPYGIRELSRTGVTALNRGNVKQ is encoded by the coding sequence ATGAAGAAGCATACAATCGCAGTTATTGTGAATGACCAGCCCGGCGTTCTGCAGCGCGTATCCGGCTTGTTCGGACGCCGCGGCTTCAATATCGAGAGCATAACCGTAGGCACGAGCGAGGAGCAAGGCCTCTCGCGTATGGTCATCGTCACGACAGGCGATGACCATACGCTGGAGCAGATTACGAAGCAGCTGTACAAGCTGATCGATGTAATCAAGGTTGTCGACCTGAGCGCTAATGCGATGGTGGCAAGGGAGCTCGCGCTGATCAAGGTGCATGCGGAGCCGGCATCCCGTCCGGAAATTCTGGGCGTCGTGGAGACCTTCCGCGCGGCTGTTGTCGACATCGGCACACAGTCGCTGATGGTGCAGGTAGTAGGAGACACAGAAAAGATCGACGCGATGATCGAGCTTCTGAAGCCTTATGGCATCCGTGAGCTTTCGCGCACTGGTGTTACCGCGCTTAACCGCGGTAACGTGAAGCAATAA
- a CDS encoding glycosyltransferase family 2 protein — translation MFFTVLFLVVQVVLASVAVYQFSLSMFGFLKNKSRKRHKPTKSFAVLVAAHNEEKVVGALIENLKKLDYPKELYDVFVICDNCTDGTAEIARSMGVHACERQNYHLRGKGYAIEWMLKELWGMPRQYDAVVMFDADNLVNPDFLQLMNDDLCEGHQVIQGYLDTKNPNDSWITAAYAITYWYCNRLWQLSRTNLKMSNFLGGTGMCFETNLLKEMGWGATSLVEDLEFSMRCVKRDVYPVLNYDAKVYDEKPVSFRASARQRLRWMQGHFNVARNYFFPLLWASIKERNIVKFDAAIYAVGVYNTLISLLLTAVLWVDMALPAPDIIHSVYSFLPWWLIGIAIAASVLQFPAAMALEKVRNWKMYAHLLTLPLFLISWLPITFYAFFTQNNKTWSHTQHTRVVRIEEVQSK, via the coding sequence ATGTTTTTTACCGTATTGTTTCTAGTTGTTCAGGTTGTGCTGGCATCTGTCGCGGTGTATCAGTTTTCGTTGTCTATGTTCGGTTTCCTGAAAAATAAGAGCAGAAAGCGGCATAAGCCAACCAAATCGTTCGCCGTGCTGGTCGCCGCGCACAACGAGGAGAAGGTTGTTGGGGCACTAATCGAAAATTTGAAAAAGCTTGATTATCCAAAAGAGCTGTATGATGTGTTTGTCATTTGCGACAATTGCACCGATGGCACCGCGGAAATCGCAAGAAGCATGGGCGTGCACGCCTGCGAGCGCCAGAACTATCACCTGCGCGGCAAAGGCTACGCGATCGAGTGGATGCTGAAGGAGCTGTGGGGCATGCCGCGGCAATACGACGCGGTGGTCATGTTCGATGCTGACAATCTGGTCAATCCGGATTTCCTGCAGCTGATGAACGATGATCTGTGCGAGGGCCACCAAGTGATTCAGGGCTACCTGGACACCAAAAATCCGAACGATTCCTGGATTACGGCCGCTTATGCCATCACGTATTGGTACTGTAACCGTCTGTGGCAGCTGTCCCGCACCAATCTGAAGATGAGCAACTTCCTGGGCGGCACCGGCATGTGCTTCGAGACCAATCTGCTGAAGGAAATGGGCTGGGGAGCGACGAGCCTGGTGGAGGACCTGGAGTTCTCCATGCGCTGCGTGAAGCGTGACGTCTATCCCGTTCTGAATTACGACGCCAAGGTGTATGACGAGAAGCCGGTATCCTTCCGCGCCTCCGCCAGACAGCGCCTTCGCTGGATGCAAGGTCACTTCAACGTAGCCCGCAATTACTTCTTCCCGCTGCTCTGGGCGAGCATCAAGGAGCGCAATATCGTGAAGTTCGACGCGGCGATCTATGCGGTAGGCGTATACAATACGCTGATCAGCCTCTTACTGACGGCTGTCCTGTGGGTTGACATGGCGCTGCCGGCACCGGACATCATTCACTCCGTCTACAGCTTCCTGCCATGGTGGCTGATTGGGATCGCGATAGCCGCTTCGGTGCTGCAGTTCCCTGCAGCTATGGCGCTGGAGAAGGTAAGGAACTGGAAGATGTACGCCCACCTGCTGACGCTGCCCCTGTTCCTCATATCCTGGCTGCCGATTACGTTCTATGCGTTCTTCACCCAGAACAACAAAACGTGGAGCCACACGCAGCATACAAGAGTCGTTCGGATCGAGGAAGTGCAGAGCAAATAA
- a CDS encoding 2-isopropylmalate synthase, which translates to MRKIYIFDTTLRDGEQSPGVNLNTKEKVEIALQLEKLGVDRIEAGFPAASPGDLAAVNAVARAVKNATIIGLSRSREQDIDAVREALKGAQDPCIHLFLATSPIHRKHKLRMEKEQVLEAADRAIRYAKQYFDKIEFSPEDAGRTELDFLCQVTDMAIKAGATVVNIPDTVGYMNPQEFGNIFKTLKENVPNIEKIQLSAHCHDDLGMATANALAAILNGADQVEGTINGIGERAGNTAIEEVAMALATRPDFFGAQTTLNLKEIAKTSRLVSKLTGMVVPGNKAIVGANAFAHESGIHQDGMLKEKTTYEIISPDTIGLKESKLVLGKHSGRHAFREKLIDLGYELEEEAVNAAFAKFKDLADRKKAVNDEDIRALLEEKLIDTPEVFTLETIQVSYGNQSTPNATVRVRTAEGETREETAEGNGSVDAIYNAIDLATKETVELEDYSIKSVSQGKDALGEVHVVLKQDEVSAQGRGLSTDILEASARAYIDAVNRLIDKRKSPGRRDKMSLI; encoded by the coding sequence ATGCGGAAAATTTATATTTTCGATACGACGCTTCGTGACGGCGAGCAATCGCCGGGCGTGAACCTGAATACGAAGGAGAAGGTCGAGATAGCGCTTCAGCTCGAGAAGCTGGGCGTTGACCGTATCGAAGCGGGTTTTCCTGCCGCTTCGCCTGGCGACCTCGCGGCGGTGAACGCCGTTGCCCGCGCGGTGAAGAACGCGACGATTATCGGTCTGTCCCGTTCTCGCGAGCAGGATATAGACGCCGTTCGCGAAGCGCTGAAGGGCGCGCAGGATCCCTGTATCCACCTCTTCCTTGCAACAAGCCCAATTCACCGCAAGCACAAGCTGCGGATGGAGAAGGAGCAGGTGCTGGAGGCGGCGGACCGCGCGATCCGATATGCCAAGCAGTACTTCGACAAGATCGAGTTTTCTCCGGAGGACGCGGGCCGTACAGAGCTGGACTTCCTCTGCCAGGTGACGGATATGGCGATCAAGGCTGGCGCTACCGTTGTCAACATTCCCGATACGGTGGGCTACATGAATCCTCAGGAGTTCGGCAATATCTTCAAGACGCTGAAGGAAAACGTGCCGAACATCGAAAAAATCCAGCTCAGCGCGCACTGCCATGACGATCTTGGCATGGCAACGGCTAACGCGCTGGCTGCAATCCTAAATGGGGCGGACCAGGTCGAGGGCACCATCAACGGCATCGGCGAGCGCGCGGGCAATACCGCGATCGAAGAGGTGGCGATGGCGCTTGCGACACGTCCAGACTTCTTCGGCGCGCAGACGACGCTGAACCTGAAGGAAATCGCAAAGACGAGCCGACTTGTCAGCAAGCTGACGGGTATGGTTGTTCCAGGCAACAAAGCGATTGTCGGCGCCAATGCCTTCGCTCACGAGTCCGGCATTCACCAGGATGGCATGCTGAAGGAGAAAACGACGTACGAGATTATTTCTCCGGATACGATTGGTCTCAAGGAATCCAAGCTGGTGCTGGGCAAGCATTCCGGCCGCCACGCCTTCCGCGAGAAGCTGATTGACCTCGGCTATGAGCTGGAGGAGGAAGCGGTGAACGCGGCTTTCGCCAAGTTCAAGGATTTAGCCGATCGCAAGAAAGCAGTGAATGACGAGGATATTCGCGCATTGCTGGAGGAGAAGCTGATCGATACGCCGGAGGTGTTCACGCTGGAGACGATTCAGGTGAGCTATGGCAATCAATCGACGCCGAACGCGACGGTTCGCGTACGCACGGCGGAGGGAGAGACGCGTGAAGAGACGGCAGAGGGCAATGGATCCGTGGACGCCATCTACAATGCGATTGATCTCGCTACAAAAGAAACGGTAGAGCTTGAGGATTATTCCATCAAGTCCGTCTCCCAGGGCAAGGACGCTCTTGGCGAGGTACATGTCGTCCTGAAGCAGGATGAGGTGTCGGCCCAAGGCCGCGGCCTGAGCACGGACATTCTGGAAGCGAGCGCACGGGCGTATATCGACGCGGTGAACCGTCTGATCGACAAACGCAAATCGCCAGGCCGCCGGGATAAGATGAGCCTGATCTAG
- the rplT gene encoding 50S ribosomal protein L20 gives MARVKGGFVRARRRKRILKLAKGYFGSKHRLFKTAKEQVGKSLMYAYRDRRNKKRDIRRLWIVRINAAARVNGLSYSKFMHGLKLAGVEVNRKMLADLAVNDIASFNSLAGVAKQKINA, from the coding sequence ATGGCAAGAGTTAAAGGCGGCTTTGTCCGCGCTCGTCGTCGTAAAAGAATTCTAAAGCTGGCTAAAGGTTATTTCGGTTCGAAACACCGTCTGTTTAAAACCGCGAAGGAGCAAGTAGGCAAGTCTCTGATGTACGCTTACCGCGACCGTCGCAACAAGAAACGCGACATTCGCAGACTGTGGATCGTTCGTATCAACGCGGCTGCTCGCGTAAACGGCCTGTCCTACAGCAAATTCATGCACGGTCTGAAGCTTGCGGGCGTTGAAGTAAACCGCAAGATGCTTGCTGACCTGGCTGTGAACGACATCGCTTCGTTCAACTCCCTGGCTGGCGTTGCCAAACAAAAAATTAACGCTTAA
- the infC gene encoding translation initiation factor IF-3 yields the protein MNDEIRAREVRLVGAEGEQIGIKPLREALQLATEANMDLVNVAPTAKPPVCRIMDYGKFRYEQQKKEKEARKNQKIVDLKEVWFRANIEEHDYQVKFRNVVKFLNEGDKVKASVRFRGREITHAAIGQRILERLSKEVAEICNVERAPKLEGRSMIMILAPKTNS from the coding sequence ATTAACGATGAAATCCGGGCCAGGGAAGTTCGTTTGGTAGGCGCGGAAGGAGAGCAGATTGGCATTAAGCCGCTGCGCGAGGCGCTGCAGCTTGCAACTGAGGCTAACATGGATCTGGTGAACGTTGCTCCAACGGCCAAACCGCCGGTTTGCCGCATCATGGACTACGGCAAGTTCCGCTACGAGCAGCAGAAGAAAGAAAAGGAAGCGCGCAAGAACCAGAAGATCGTTGATCTGAAGGAAGTGTGGTTCCGCGCCAACATCGAGGAGCATGACTATCAGGTGAAATTCCGCAACGTCGTGAAATTCCTGAATGAAGGCGACAAAGTGAAAGCATCCGTTCGTTTCCGCGGCCGTGAGATCACTCACGCGGCGATCGGCCAACGGATTCTGGAACGTCTATCCAAAGAGGTTGCCGAAATATGCAATGTCGAACGCGCTCCCAAGCTGGAAGGCCGGAGCATGATTATGATTTTGGCACCGAAAACTAACAGCTAA